TGGAATGGGATCGAGGACTTTATCCAGGGCTCTTAATCTGGAATAAtgattaaaacacattttttccgttttaaatattgttttagtCAGCTGGCAAAGGAAACAATACAcaatgctcattttttaaaaaaagattgtgcGTTTCACATCGTGCATTGAAAACCACCATGCTCATCCCCGTCCCCTCCTTTTCTCTGCCCTCCATTCCAGCAGTCCTCCCTATGGGGTCCGCAGTGAAATCGGCGTTTGGAGTGCCGGCCAGACAGCTGCTGTGCTGTGTCTCGGCCGACTTCCCCAGGGAGAAGGACATCAGCTCTCCAAGGTGCCACAGCAAGAATCGAGCACAGCAGCATCCAGCTCGGAAGAAGCCAGTCAACGAAAAGCAGAAGTAAGAGTCCCTCTACTCCTTTCGTGACCGAGGATCTCAAAACCCTAAGCCAGGAGGttcaactggagggccacattcccttctcggCAACCTCTCGGGGGCCGCATGCaggtggtgggcggggccagaggcaaaagtaggaggGGCAACAGGTGTAAATTTCACTTTTTGCTAGTTTCCACACACGCTCACAAATGGCCCTCATTGTCCTCCAGCCAGACAACCGACAGGCCAGGGACATATTCCGGCACCATAGGAAAGTGCAAAGTAAGTCTGGTGAAGGATGTGGCCCAGAGGTGCCaatctgaataaaatatttgggggcgggtaagccccaccctgcataattgatcacaatacgtggcacccacccaccattggaatggcagtgcccatcaaccctcaaatattttatggggtggggcatgcgaagggacctcagccccttgGAGTTTGCCTACCCTTTCGTCCATAAGGTCTAGAAACccgcttttaaaaaatgaagatgaTGCTAATATTTCTCCGAAATTCTCAAGGTTTCCCTGCTACCCAATTCTGCACGTGCTAATTCTGCGCTTGACCGTAATTGTGGAAAACGCACGGCTGAAGTCTAGCACCCACACAAAAGCACCCGCAGTTGCTCGTCCAAACTTTTGACAAGTCTGGAACTTTTGACAAATTCCACACACCTGAAGCATCTCATTCCCGTGCTTGAGTGGCTCATCTCGATTCTCTTTTTCCTCCAGGAGCAAACGGGACGCAGCCTTTGCTCAACAGAAGGCTGAGCGGGCCACCATGAGGGCCCACCTCCGGCAGAAATACCAGCTGCCCAAGGTAAGGCTTGCCTTCTCCCTGACACGTCTTGCCCTGCCTGTCTCCAACGGGGCCTTCCTTTGTCCCCATATCCAGAGATTAAACAACTGGCTGCAGGGGAAGgggcttcttggtggtggtgtccCAACTGTGGCATTCCAAACTCCATTTCCCCATAGTTAGTgacctaaaccatggtttgctaaaCCACAGTTTGCTAAACCACGGTttgctaaaccacagtttagtgttataTATGAGCCCAGCTCCCCAGCTAACTACTGTTTACTGCCTATGGCTAACAGTCTCTTGTAGACCAAGGTTTGCAGTTGGTCCCTTCCTACACCTTAGTTAATGTTAACCATAGTATTACGCGCAAACCTGGATGCCCTCCTTAACAACGGTTAAGGAGTCATCGCTGCCCAGAAGCTACAGatctgcaaaaatatcaaaaccACTCTGATGGCTCAGCTGCTCCCGCTGGTGCATTTAACTAGCCTGTGACACAAGAAACCAAGGTTTAAGTGATTGTCTGTCAAAGGCTTCTGCATTAACTGTGGTTAGCATTagctatggtttagcattacatgtgaatcAAGACAATGGCGAGGAAGCCATAATTAGCCAGCTCTGCCTGCCACTGGCGCCATCTACTGTTGGGCTCTTTGCCTTCCATCCTACCAGTCCCAAAGGGCGACAGCCACGGTCCAGCATTAATTTCACCCTGcacccctttcttcctctcccagaACCGGACAGATAAGAAGCAGCTAGAAGCGGTTGGGAGCAAGACGAAACTCCCCCAGGACCTCCTGGCTATTGTGAAGCCCAAAGCTGCCACGGATCCCACCTCCATCTTCTCCAGCTTCGGTGGTCTGGATTTCAGCGCCTTGCGGGTAACGGCAGCGAGCGCCGTGCAGTCGCTGCAGCGCCCCGTCATGCAGTGCCCCGTCATGTGAGCGAGCCCCCCTCACTCCAGCGGACACAGGAGTTATTATTCACCGGGGTTCGTGACTGTGGATCGCTGGACCTCAAAGCCCCTCCACGGTCTTGACGTGGGCCCAGCGTCCACCAAACTCAAGGCTGTCTTCGTTCTGTAGCCCAGGACTTGTGGGTTGGATGGGGGAGTCCTGGTGGGTCTTGTGAAGCCCGTAAGACAGAGCTTCCCTGCCGCTGCTGTAGGAGAATTTCTGGCTCTCTGATGGGACAAGTGGTTGCGCCCCATCATGGATGATGCCACCTGGGAACCGGCTGCATGGCCACTGTTTACGTTTTCTTGATATTCTGGGAGGTTCCCTGAGATGATTCCTTCCACACAGCCTGGTTGCCCTTGCCAGTGTTAGGTCCTTCAAGATATTTGCATCAAAAGTCTGTTGAAGAAGAAAATCTGTGGTACCACCGTGAGCATGGCTGCTCTGAAGTGGCCACAAGTAGAACTCAGCTGGCCAGTGGCAGAGGGCATCACCTCTGTGCACAGGGCCCATGGTTCAGTCCCCCAGTGTCTTTGGGTGCTGGGATTTGGGGCAGTGTGGGAGGAGAAGGATTTGGGGCTTTGGGGAGCAGCCACCAGCCAGGTTGGGTGATCCCTGGCAAGATGGTCCATCTCCTGACAGTCCACTTTCCTGCTGTCTTTGGGGTGATGTTGTGGGTTCAGAGTCCCTTGTCTCAATAAAACAGTTGATCTTTTGTTCTTGTTGTCATTCTTGCTATCGGTAACAATCAGAATTATTATCTGAAGAGGGGCTCTTGTTAATTCTCCATTACAAGGAGATTTTACCCAGGCTGTTGTTCATTCTTGGAGCTTCATACAGCTTGTGGGAATAGTCAAACCGGGAGGGTGGAGCTGTAGGAGAAAGCCAGCTGGGAGGAAACagggcaggaaggagagagaaagagagtcagAGGTGAATTGTTTGAAAAGGCAGCACAATCCCTGAGCCCTACCCAGTAATCTGACAGCCCCAGCTTGCAGCTCAAAAGCAAGACCGGGAATGCTTCCAGACTCCTGCTATTTTGCTGGGGTACGGACTGATTCCATTGAATGCCTGCAAATTCAGATTGCTCACTTAAAGTAGATCTGGTGCTCTTACAGGACAACgctccccacaacacacacacatatacgtgCACCAAACTTTGTGCATTAAAATTAATTCTTAATAAGCAGCTGGCATTGTACAGTTGCCCTACAAAAATTTGTGCAAGAAATCAGAAAGAATGCTCAACAAATCGGTCACCTGGAGGCCATCACTGATCTAAGTAGCCATGTCTGGAAACTTAGGCTGGGCCTATgtcatacacttaaagcacacgGCTTCCCCTGGAAAAAcctgggaactacagttcccagagctacaattcccagcatccttaacaaactacaattcccatgattttGTGGAGGTGCCATGTGCTTTACACGCAACGTGTGTAGTGCACGGaatctgttgttggactcccaccagcacggccaatggctatggatgatgggcgttgtaatccagcaactacagctcctatcacgCCTAGCCGCCGGcgtttctggctggggctgatgggagttggagtccatcagccCCTGGAGGACTCCATGTTGCCTAACCCCTGGTGCGGAGCATGACTGATATCCTTTTCGTTGCACTTCAGCCCCCAGCATGCCCTGCGCCCAGTACCTTCCAAGCTCAAGCTCTGCCTCGGGTagagaactacatctcccatcatccccgcgCGGGGCATCTCCCTTTCGGCTCCACTTCCCCGTTTCCTCTCAGTCACGTGCGTAGGAATCCCCTCCCTCTCTGCGGGTGACGCTCAGAACCTTGGCAGCCAATGGGCGTTGAGCATCGCAGGCGAGGCGACGCAGTCGAACGCTCGGCGGAGGGAGGGCAGGACGGGCAGGCATGGCCCTGAACGGCGGGGGAAACCCCTTCGAGGGGGAGACGGGGAATCCCTTCCAGGTGCGTCTGTCGGGCGcgcgggggcggcggcggcggggggggcgCGGTTTCCCCTCCCCCGGGGTGATGATGCCCATTCCGGGGTAAAAGGGGCTCTTTACCCGGATACGGATCGGGGACTCGGGGACAAGGCTGTCCCTTGGGGCGTTGAACTCGTTGACACCCTGCCCATTGTCTTTACGTGGGTGGGTCCTCGTAGCTTACCTACCCCCAGTCCCTCTGGGGGTGAGCAGAGGGGTTTTAACCTCCCACTACCCTCCCGTGGTAAATCCGAAGTTGGGAGTAAGTCGGGCGCCTTCTTGGCTCTCCGCTGTTGGGTTTGCTTTTGCCCCTGGTGCTGCGATTGCGGGGTGCCGGCCTCTCTCCCatccccaaccaccaccacccccccactTATAATAAACCAAGGCAGGGGTGCCCACTTGAATATAATATtggaggggcaggtaagcccctccccacataatcgatcacaagacgcgGCACACGCATActatttgaatggtaatgcctATCGACTTGGTGGGGGCGCGCGGGTGGCCtcgccccctcaaatattttattggggagaggCGTAAGGGACCTCGGGCCCCTAGGACTTGGCTCCTTATGAACCAAcgtctgctgcttcccccccataCCGACTCTTCAGAAGCGACTCTTCCTCCTGGCGACTGTTGGCAGAGCAAGAGCGAGATGTCAgtaaattgttgttgtcgtttgctgctgctttgaatcTGGTGGTCAATGGATCCTTTGTAGCCGAGCCTGTAGGGCAGGCTTAATTTTTAAATTACCCTTTATTAGTGGAATGAGGGCCTCTCTCTCCACTCCCGTCTCATCAGTTGGGGTAAGAAACACTTGATCTGGCTGGATTTGGCCCCCCGTTGCTGTCTCCATATCTGTTTAGTCAACCATACTATTCTAGAACGCTGCAGTGTTTGTGCCTGCACtaccttaaaaataaatttaaaatcctCAGGAATAACTGGAGGCTGCCTGTTACGGAGCTAACCGAACCCTAGAATAACTGAGGGGCTATACACATACAGTTACTTCTTCAAATGGTATTTCCCATGGTGCCTTCGTTTATCTCCACCTCCTGAGAATTGCTGCATTCTGTCCCATCTCTGGATTAAATGAATCTAGTTGCTAGCCCAGCCCAGATCTCTTTGGATAATTGGCCGCTTCACTTCATTCTAATTGCCTCTTCCACGGCTGTGAAACTCTTAAGGTTTGGCCTAGTTCACTGCGTCACTTATCTCTCCTAAAGATAACCAGGATCTGAGGTGGGGTAATCTGTTGCCAACTCGATATTTACCCAGGGTTATCAACCTTGGGATTTTTTCATATGAGATCCCAAGCACATGGTTCCTTCCAAGTTGCAGGCCTGTTGTTGACTTACCTTCTCAAGTGTGGTAATTTTTAAATTGTCAAATAGTGTCTTCTCCAGGCCGGGAAATATTTCCTGTTGTCTACTTGCCCCTTCCACTGCTTTTTAGGCCCAACCCAACTTTTCTAAGTGAAATGGGTTGCCTAAGCTCCATAGGCAATGAGTAACTGCTTGGGTCAATATTTATTCTTTGGTCAAAAGAGAGAGGTGTGAACAGTGCTTGGAGGTCTTGCTTTCCACAAGCCTTTCTCTCAAGCCTCTGTGTGGGTGCTATCTGTGGGTGCTCAGAGGTACTCttgcccagtgttagaaactcagatatataacctAGGCAccaaatagctccttaaaccaagggtggttgttgttgtttagtcgtgtctgactcttcgtgaccccatggaccagagcaggccaggcactcctgtcttccactgcctcccgcagtttggtcatactcatgttggtagattcgagaacactgtccaaccatctcgtcctctgtcgtcccagcttctccttgtgccctccatctttcccaacatcagggtcttttccagggagtcttctcttctcatgaggtggccaaagtattggagcctcagcttcaggatctgtccttccagtgagcactgagggctgatttccttcagaatggataggtttgatcttcttgcagtccatgggactctcaagagtctcctccagcttcaAACCAAGGGTACAGTCGTCAAAGCAGAaggtctagttgccattttggggcaagacagctctaaagtcttatctTTCAAATGACGGACTGGCTGTGATTGAtgatcagttaaacatctggctagttcggATGGCAACCTTGAGCTCGGTTAAGAGCTTAgagaactgaaagaagaaaagccacttgacccagggacagtccacatgtATATTGGCTTATttcgacctctttttcttaatggcgaCATGGGCCATTCATAACCTTGGGATATTCTTCACAGACATGACCAGGGCAGTagggtggggtaagtgaagagaAGTGGCAACAATTCACTAGAACGTCACTCGCTGTTCCTGCTCCGGCTGGCACAGAaataagcattttggttccagaaatgaTTTCTGATtgtgcaggaaaaaaatataactgacagaattctacaggatcgGGTGTTAACGTGTGGGGAAatagtccagatccaaggatccccagatgGCGGAGATGTCAGGTGCCCTCCTGGCCCCCAGGCACcctcacttggtcgcaagtggccaatagctgggtgcaaaatgcgcctggctaattttgaacactgcgcACTAGCCGAGGTCTCCCGCACTAAGGtcctgaaggcggccctgtttagggaagcttttaatgtttgatggactactgtattttaacacagtggtacctcgggttacaaacgcttcaggtgacggactccgctaacccggaagtagtaccttggctaagaactttacctcaggatgagaacagaaattgcggcggcagtgggagccccattaactaaagtggtacctcaggttaagaacagacctccggaacgaattaagttcttaaccagaggtaccactgtattttgttggaagctgcccagagtggttggggaaacccagccagatgggcggggtataaataaattattattattattattatttgtcccagaaggcatctggttgtagaatcatagaattgggaaGAGGCCTCAAGGGACCTCTAGTCCTGCAATGCAAGGAATCACGGCTAAAGGATCCTTGCAAGATGGCCTGCcaagaaacctccaatgaaggggcGTCTATTCcactggttggcctctgtgagaataggattgtgctggccccaagggtttgtccatgaagcgaggtccaagtccagtcctgggtctaggggtccaaaggaggtcaatccggcggggagcaaggcagggagcaggtcaaggtccaaggcaggttcaggcacaaggttgcaggttgagcacacgcttgcaactaagttgctcacgcaacttgggctgggtctggctggcttttatctggccctatgcttagggcggtcccgatcctccggagactcgcctctcctccgggcctggaggcgagcactcctcctgcagacacttaactcccttcgcctctctgccctgagcctctgtagctcaggagaggctggtgggttactggacccaggggatgcctcagcttcctctgaagaggctgggagtggagcacctgcaggcaatgggtcctccctcccatcaggagccagagcagactctgctgatgcctgcacctggggatccagcacaggtggggatccttcaggctcaagccctggccccggctcagctggttctggaggcggggaatcctgtgcaggctgggatccctcaggttcagcatcagagtctgactcccaggccatcacaaggaTGTTGCATTGGTGAGCAATTAGGCTCGATCTGGCAAAGCTGTTGACAGAGGCAGAGAGTTCAAGCTTTCTCCTCCACATCCTGCCCATCGCAGGAAGCCATGCGAGAGCTGAGCCACCCTCCTCAGGCTCCGAAGGCAAGCTTCAAATCAAAACAAGTAGCTTTAGAGCGCTCCCATTTCAACCCTCCTTTCCCACAAGGTTTCCCCCCACTGCAGAGTTACAGTAACAGCGACTGGCCAGCATATCAGTGATTAAAACACAGGGCCTGCTTTGCGAAATCAGGCCCCATCTGCTTCAACATCCTGTTTCCAACAACAGCtggccagaagcttccagaaagccaacaagcgggggggggagcacaccctccctcccccaccctcccaacacACAGAGCATTCGGAGGTAGACTGCCTCAGAAGATGGGGGCTCCATTCAGCTGCTGTCACAGCGAACAGCAAACAGATATTAGGACTGAAAGTGCTGGCATATTTTGAAAGTGTTGGCATACACAACGGCAGCGTACAAGGGAATCCTTAAAACATCACAAACATTTAAGATTATGAAATT
This is a stretch of genomic DNA from Lacerta agilis isolate rLacAgi1 chromosome 17, rLacAgi1.pri, whole genome shotgun sequence. It encodes these proteins:
- the LOC117061390 gene encoding complexin-3-like, with the protein product MGSAVKSAFGVPARQLLCCVSADFPREKDISSPRCHSKNRAQQHPARKKPVNEKQKSKRDAAFAQQKAERATMRAHLRQKYQLPKNRTDKKQLEAVGSKTKLPQDLLAIVKPKAATDPTSIFSSFGGLDFSALRVTAASAVQSLQRPVMQCPVM